In Ipomoea triloba cultivar NCNSP0323 chromosome 15, ASM357664v1, one genomic interval encodes:
- the LOC116007598 gene encoding 60S ribosomal protein L22-2-like isoform X1 translates to MSKGSSGVVKGGKKKGATFFIDCSKPVDDKIMDIASLEKFLQERIKVGGKAGALGDSVTVTRDKTKITVTSDSNFSKRYLKYLTKKYLKKNNVRDWLRVIASNKDRSVYELRYFNIAENDAEDED, encoded by the exons ATGAGCAAAGGGAGCAGTGGGGTCGTCAAGGGAGGGAAGAAGAAGGGGGCAACGTTCTTCATCGACTGCTCGAAGCCAGTCGATGACAAGATCATGGACATTGCATCACTGGAGAAGTTCCTGCAGGAGCGCATCAAGGTCGGCGGCAAGGCTGGAGCCCTCGGCGACTCTGTCACCGTCACCCGCGACAAGACAAAGATCACCGTCACCTCTGATTCCAACTTTTCCAAGAG GTATTTGAAATACTTGACAAAGAAATACCTAAAGAAGAACAATGTACGTGACTGGCTCCGTGTTATTGCTTCAAACAAGGATAGAAGTGTGTATGAACTGAGGTACTTCAACATCGCCGAGAATGATGCAGAGGACGAAGATTAA
- the LOC116005676 gene encoding agamous-like MADS-box protein AGL80, with protein MARRRLRLAYIVNESKRKTTYRKRKNGMLKKLNELTILCGVDVAIIMYNSFESGPVIWPCAGEVLQRIAMFLNLPYVEQTRKMMSHESFVEQRIHKLSTKLLKVKKDNREREINALMHKIFTGERTIDSLSSIDLNDLGWVLNSNMTKIDNKAEEIMRHSSTLASSTLAPSQTLTAFLPGAHSFTTASPFVVGPGTSNVVAPADVFSKY; from the coding sequence ATGGCAAGAAGAAGATTAAGATTGGCGTATATTGTCAATGaatccaaaagaaaaacaaccTACAGAAAAAGAAAGAATGGGATGCTCAAGAAGCTTAATGAGCTCACCATCCTTTGTGGTGTTGATGTTGCAATAATAATGTACAACTCTTTCGAGTCAGGGCCAGTCATATGGCCGTGTGCTGGAGAGGTTCTACAGAGAATTGCTATGTTCTTGAACTTGCCATATGTGGAACAAACTCGAAAAATGATGAGCCATGAAAGCTTTGTTGAACAGAGGATTCATAAGTTGAGCACTAAACTTCTGAAGGTGAAGAAAGACAATAGGGAGAGGGAGATTAATGCATTGATGCATAAGATCTTTACTGGAGAACGAACAATTGATTCTTTAAGTTCCATAGATCTAAACGACTTGGGTTGGGTTTTAAACTCCAAcatgactaaaattgataacAAGGCTGAGGAAATTATGAGACATTCCTCAACCTTAGCATCATCAACTTTAGCTCCATCCCAAACTTTGACTGCTTTTCTCCCTGGTGCTCATTCTTTTACTACTGCTTCACCTTTTGTTGTTGGGCCTGGCACAAGCAATGTGGTGGCTCCTGCAGATGTGTTTTCCAAGTATTAA